The Myxococcota bacterium genomic sequence GGTCCGGTGTGACTTCGCTCGGGGCGGCCCTGGCTCGGCCCCTCCCCTTCACCGCCCCGTTCCTGCTCGCGCCGATGGAGGGAGTCACGGAGCCCTGCTTCCGCGACCTGGTGCTGGCGCGGAACGACGCGGGCGCGCTGGGCGGGGCGTTCACCGAGTTCGTGCGGGTCAGCGTCTCGCCGATCCCGCGCGCCGTGATCGCGAGACACCTGGGGCCGTCCGTCTTCGCGCAGCCGGTCGGCGTGCAGCTCATGGGGAACGACCTGGGGCACCTGGCGCACACGGCCCGGAACGCCGTGGCGGCAGGCGCGGCGCTGGTCGATCTGAACTTCGGCTGTCCCGCGAAGGGCGCGATCGCCGGCTGCGCGGGCTCGGCCTTGCTGCGGGATCCACTGGCGCTCGAGAAGGTGGTGCGCGCCGTGGTCGACGCGGTGGACGTGCCGGTCACGGCCAAGATCCGCGCGGGCTGGGACGATGCGAGCCGGGTCGAGGAGCTGGCGCGCGCTGCCGAGGCCGGCGGCGCGAGCCTGCTCACGGTGCACTGCCGGACGCGGGCCGAGGCCTATTGCCCGGAGGTGGACTGGACGCGCATCGCCCGGGCCGTGCGCGCGGTGTCGATCCCGGTGTGCGGGAACGGCGGGATCGCGAGTCACTCCGACCTGGAACGCCTGCGGCGGGAGACGGGCGCCGCGTACGCCATGGCCGGCCGCGGCGCGCTCGCCGACCCGTGGCTGTTCAGCGGAAACGAGGTGACTCGCGCCCAGGCCGTGCGCTTCCTGCTCGACTACGCCCAGGCCATGCGCGAACGCGGCGGACTGGGTCCGCGCGGCGTGGCGGCGCGGCTCAAGCAGCTCCTGCGCTACTGGAACGCGGGCGGGCTGGTTTCCGGCCCGGAGGCGCGCACTGAGTGGCTGCGAAATCCCGATCCGGAGCAGAGCCTGCGTGATACGCTGACCGGGTGACTTCGCGGTGGCTGGTGTTGGGGCTGCTCCTTCTTCCGGGCGTGGCGAGCGCCCAGATGCAGTGCGGCGACCTGAACCTCGACGGTCAGGTGAACGCGGCAGACGCGGCGCTGCTCCGTGCTCAGCTGGCCGCAGCGGGCTCGCTCACTCTGCAGCAGTCGCTTTCCTGCGACGTGATCTCGGAGCTGCGCGCGCCCGGGCTCGGGCCCGACCCCGCGGACCTCGACGGTGTCTGCTCTCTGGCCGACGCCGACGTCATGACCCG encodes the following:
- a CDS encoding tRNA-dihydrouridine synthase family protein, producing the protein MTRGSGVTSLGAALARPLPFTAPFLLAPMEGVTEPCFRDLVLARNDAGALGGAFTEFVRVSVSPIPRAVIARHLGPSVFAQPVGVQLMGNDLGHLAHTARNAVAAGAALVDLNFGCPAKGAIAGCAGSALLRDPLALEKVVRAVVDAVDVPVTAKIRAGWDDASRVEELARAAEAGGASLLTVHCRTRAEAYCPEVDWTRIARAVRAVSIPVCGNGGIASHSDLERLRRETGAAYAMAGRGALADPWLFSGNEVTRAQAVRFLLDYAQAMRERGGLGPRGVAARLKQLLRYWNAGGLVSGPEARTEWLRNPDPEQSLRDTLTG